In Saccharothrix syringae, the following are encoded in one genomic region:
- a CDS encoding glycoside hydrolase family 53 protein, with translation MSGPTRAVKAVLALATAVLPLTTLTPPVSAAGALSMLGADVSTAQRALDLGAKFYDASGTARDPLDILKGVGVNYVRLRVWNNPKSGYNNKAKVLAYARTVKAKGLKLLVDFHYSDTWADPGKQYKPAAWSGHDIGQLQADVYNYTHDVCSSLKAQGTTPDSVQIGNEINVGMLWNEGKVVNNDFTNLSLLLKAGYNATKACNGGTKVMIHTANADSLDHARWFYDGIRSKGVAWDITALSYYCSWHGTLANLYNVITDVRSRYGKDVVLAETAYPFTSANADGTGNSVTSGCADYPLTWTGQATNFAHVQNTARNAGAIGVFYWEPTWYAVPGNGWDPADINGSGNGWDNMAVFDWSGRINPNVRWTP, from the coding sequence ATGTCCGGACCCACCCGGGCGGTCAAGGCCGTCCTCGCCCTGGCGACCGCCGTGCTCCCGCTGACCACGCTCACCCCGCCCGTCTCCGCGGCCGGTGCCCTGAGCATGCTCGGCGCCGACGTCTCGACCGCGCAACGCGCCCTCGACCTCGGCGCGAAGTTCTACGACGCGTCCGGCACCGCCCGGGACCCGCTCGACATCCTCAAGGGCGTCGGCGTGAACTACGTCCGCCTGCGCGTCTGGAACAACCCCAAGAGCGGCTACAACAACAAGGCGAAGGTCCTGGCCTACGCCAGGACCGTCAAGGCCAAGGGCCTCAAGCTCCTGGTCGACTTCCACTACTCCGACACGTGGGCCGACCCGGGCAAGCAGTACAAGCCGGCCGCCTGGTCGGGCCACGACATCGGCCAGCTGCAGGCCGACGTCTACAACTACACCCACGACGTGTGCAGCAGCCTCAAAGCACAGGGCACCACGCCGGACAGCGTGCAGATCGGCAACGAGATCAACGTCGGCATGCTCTGGAACGAGGGCAAGGTCGTCAACAACGATTTCACCAACCTCAGCCTCCTGCTCAAAGCCGGTTACAACGCCACCAAGGCGTGCAACGGCGGTACCAAGGTCATGATCCACACGGCGAACGCCGACAGCCTCGACCACGCCCGCTGGTTCTACGACGGCATCAGGTCGAAGGGCGTGGCCTGGGACATCACGGCGCTGTCGTACTACTGCTCGTGGCACGGCACGTTGGCCAACCTCTACAACGTCATCACCGACGTCCGCTCCCGCTACGGCAAGGACGTGGTCCTCGCGGAGACGGCGTACCCCTTCACCAGCGCGAACGCCGACGGCACCGGCAACTCCGTCACCTCCGGCTGCGCCGACTACCCGCTGACCTGGACCGGCCAGGCCACGAACTTCGCCCACGTCCAGAACACCGCGCGCAACGCCGGCGCCATCGGCGTCTTCTACTGGGAACCGACCTGGTACGCCGTCCCCGGCAACGGCTGGGACCCGGCCGACATCAACGGCAGCGGCAACGGCTGGGACAACATGGCGGTCTTCGACTGGAGCGGTCGCATCAACCCGAACGTCCGCTGGACGCCCTGA